In one Magallana gigas chromosome 9, xbMagGiga1.1, whole genome shotgun sequence genomic region, the following are encoded:
- the LOC136271959 gene encoding uncharacterized protein, with the protein MTTNFTIVYVTEDQPAGNCFYSFNVRMLESISSFRNAIRSTCRELETGSISIENLELSPLAFQVNVVFHVKFSGEGTETSRDICMDMIEIISNGNQNYLKPFSVISCGASHSAVTKKQTTRSAAFEYNCTEMLGSQPLASSGGVRCVHCFPGNYLNSTRCKPCLQGTYQAVPGQLTCDVCPTGKHVTEDRTKCLDSVCVSTFLSQKTQNIDLTCTSENQMCMSTCLGGYIQDDGGLSTVYNCSGEGWFPPLKSCIKYEYSTYNVDLEAVYTTNDAVAATCLSQFQAFTSAHRDYFQTNISISCSELHDGNVTIENITIGSIAFQSDDLSPSIHSPTMHGRANQCDQSIGTKIRRCA; encoded by the exons ATGACGACAAACTTTACCATCGTGTATGTGACAGAGGACCAGCCAGCCGGAAACTGTTTCTACAGTTTTAACGTCAGAATGTTGGAGAGTATCAGCAGCTTCCGGAATGCTATTCGTTCGACATGCAGAGAGCTGGAGACCGGatctatttcaattgaaaatctGGAACTTTCACCTTTGGCTTTTCAG GTTAATGTTGTATTCCACGTCAAATTCTCAGGAGAAGGTACCGAGACATCCCGCGATATCTGCATGGATATGATTGAAATCATATCTAACGGGAATCAGAACTATCTGAAACCTTTCTCCGTCATTTCCTGCGGTGCTTCGCACAGCGCAGTAACAAAAAAGCAGACGACAAGGAGCGCCGCCTTTGAGTACAACTGTACCGAGATGTTGGGTTCACAGCCGTTGGCGAGTTCAGGGGGTGTTCGATGTG ttcattGCTTTCCTGGAAATTACCTAAACTCGACCCGATGTAAGCCCTGCCTCCAAGGAACGTATCAGGCAGTTCCGGGTCAGCTGACCTGTGACGTATGTCCAACCGGAAAACACGTCACAGAGGACAGAACTAAATGTCTAG ATTCGGTGTGTGTTTCTACTTTCCTTTCCCAGAAGAcccaaaatattgatttaacgTGTACCTCTGAGAATCAAATGTGTATGTCCACCTGCTTGGGTGGGTACATACAAGATGACGGGGGACTTTCTACAGTGTATAACTGCAGCGGAGAAGGATGGTTTCCTCCTCTTAAGAGTTGTATAA aATATGAATATTCCACATACAATGTTGACCTAGAAGCTGTCTATACGACCAACGACGCAGTGGCGGCCACTTGTTTAAGTCAATTCCAAGCCTTTACTTCTGCTCACAGAGATTACTTCCAAACAAATATATCTATCTCCTGTAGCGAACTTCATGACGGTAATGTGACCATTGAAAATATAACTATTGGATCCATCGCATTCCAA tCGGACGACTTATCTCCATCCATACACAGTCCTACAATGCACGGACGGGCGAACCAATGTGACCAAAGTATCGGCACAAAGATCCGGCGATGTGCTTAA